Within the Deinococcus sp. Leaf326 genome, the region GTCGGCATCCGCCCGGATTATCTGGCGGCCTACCCGCACCAGCTTTCGGGCGGCATGAAGCAGCGCGTGGTGATCGCCATCGCGCTGGCCCTCGAACCCAAGCTCGTCGTGATGGACGAGCCGACCACGGCGCTCGACGTGGTGGTGCAGCGCCAGATCCTGCAGGAGATCGACTCGGCGCGCCGCCGCCTGGGCATCTCGGTCGTGTTCATCACGCACGACCTGTCGCTGCTCGTCGAGATGAGTGACCGCATCGCCATCATGTATGCCGGTGAAATCATCGAGGAGGCGCCGGCCGCCGACCTCTACGCCCGCCCGCTGCACCCTTACACCGAGCGCCTGATGCACGCCTTCCCGCCGCTGGACGGTCCGCGCGAGCGCCGGAGCGGCATTCCAGGCCGGCCCCCACCCCTGAGCGCCGACTCTCCCGGCTGTCCTTTCTTCGACCGCTGCCCCAGCCGCATGCCCGGCAGGTGCGACACCCAGAAACCCGCCAGCGTAGAAATCGTGCCGGGCCACCGCGTCGCGTGTTTCCTGCACTCCAGCGCCGTCAAACCGGCACCCAAATCCCAGGAGTACCCTGATGCCGCCGACTGATGCCCTGTCCGCCTCAGGTCCTACGCCTCCACCCGCCCTGGAACTGAACGGCCTGACCAAGGTGTTCACCGTGGGAAGATCGGGCCGCAGCGTGACGGCCGTGAACGACGTGACCCTCACCCTCGGGCGCGGCGAGGTGCTTGGGCTGGTGGGCGAGTCCGGCAGCGGCAAGAGCACCGTCGCCCGCCTGCTCTCGCGTCTGCACGAGCCGACGCGCGGCGCGCTGCGCCTGAACGGCCAGCCGGTGCCCGCGCGGCTCTCGGGCCGCTCCCTGCAGTCCTTTCGTCGGCAGGTCCAGATGATCTTTCAGGACCCCTTCGCCAGCCTCAATCCGCTGCATACGGTGGGCTACATCGTGGGGCGGCCCCTCCAGATTCACGGCCTGGCGCGTGGGCGCGAGGTGGGGCCGCAGGTCGCAGCGCTGCTGGACCGCGTGGGGCTGTCGCCCGGCGCGGACTACGCCGCCAAACGGCCCCACGAACTCTCGGGCGGGCAGCGTCAGCGCGTGGTGATCGCCCGCGCCCTCGCCGCGCGCCCCGGTGTGATCCTGGCCGACGAACCGACCTCGGCGCTCGACGTGTCCATCCGGCTCGACATCATGAACCTGCTGCTCGACCTGCGCGACCAGGAGGGCCTGTCGATGCTGTTCATCACCCACGACCTCGCGGGCGCGCGGTACATGAGCGACCGCGTCGCCGTGATGTACGCCGGGCACATCGTCGAGATCGGTCCCTCCGAGGCGGTGATCGGGGAGCCCCAGATGCCCTACACGCAACTGCTCCGGAGCGCGGCGCCCAAGCCGGGGGGCAACCTCGGCGCCGGCCCGCTGGAGGCGCGCGGCGAGGTGCCC harbors:
- a CDS encoding ABC transporter ATP-binding protein; translation: MPPTDALSASGPTPPPALELNGLTKVFTVGRSGRSVTAVNDVTLTLGRGEVLGLVGESGSGKSTVARLLSRLHEPTRGALRLNGQPVPARLSGRSLQSFRRQVQMIFQDPFASLNPLHTVGYIVGRPLQIHGLARGREVGPQVAALLDRVGLSPGADYAAKRPHELSGGQRQRVVIARALAARPGVILADEPTSALDVSIRLDIMNLLLDLRDQEGLSMLFITHDLAGARYMSDRVAVMYAGHIVEIGPSEAVIGEPQMPYTQLLRSAAPKPGGNLGAGPLEARGEVPDLGNLPPGCPFEPRCPHARAACRESLPRLYDVGPGHQARCILHDPALAAQPLLHSPAPAAPQPQI